The proteins below come from a single Gimesia alba genomic window:
- a CDS encoding thioesterase family protein has protein sequence MDQAPRIGSSNTISFEVEKSHSITFSQEAEISVLSTPSLIWFLEQAALQFLEPWLDDKSLSVGTHVDVEHLAPTRVGATVNCTARLIYQDGPVYRFSVEAYTGDEKIAKGLHSRRIIQARQLIKRLQAGS, from the coding sequence ATGGATCAGGCACCACGCATCGGATCTTCGAATACGATTTCATTCGAAGTGGAGAAAAGCCACTCGATTACGTTTTCACAGGAAGCAGAAATTTCTGTGCTTTCGACGCCGTCACTGATTTGGTTTCTGGAACAGGCTGCGTTACAATTCCTGGAACCGTGGCTTGATGACAAGTCCCTGAGTGTTGGCACGCATGTGGATGTGGAGCACTTGGCTCCCACTCGCGTCGGTGCTACCGTGAATTGTACCGCACGACTCATCTATCAGGATGGGCCCGTGTATCGATTCAGTGTTGAAGCATATACCGGGGATGAGAAAATCGCGAAAGGCCTACACTCCCGCCGCATCATTCAAGCCCGCCAGTTAATCAAACGGCTCCAGGCCGGATCGTAA
- a CDS encoding putative quinol monooxygenase, whose product MIFVIADIELAEGKQAAFLEAFHQLVPQVLAEEGCIEYGPAIDEDTDIAAQVKNGSQIVTVMEKWESVDALKTHLVAPHMTTYREQVADLVKGTTIKVLKPA is encoded by the coding sequence ATGATTTTTGTCATCGCAGATATTGAGTTAGCCGAAGGAAAACAGGCCGCTTTTCTGGAAGCCTTTCACCAGCTGGTGCCTCAAGTTCTCGCCGAAGAAGGCTGTATTGAATACGGGCCTGCCATCGATGAAGATACCGACATCGCCGCACAAGTCAAAAATGGCAGCCAGATCGTGACCGTCATGGAAAAATGGGAAAGTGTCGATGCACTGAAAACACACCTCGTTGCACCACACATGACAACCTACCGGGAACAGGTCGCGGATCTGGTCAAAGGCACAACCATCAAGGTGCTGAAACCAGCTTAA
- a CDS encoding tetratricopeptide repeat protein produces the protein MNDHPDNDLPDENAPDQNDSQADQNLTPDESHKKPDSTPGSTDAEQENQASEEGLPEWEPLTPELVEDEAIRGDFMLRWAAILLACLFAATFISETQTLVHVKTGQYLSSHGFWPPATDVFSYTAADRPWQNNAWLFDLSLAAVYGVLGAMGLTLFKILLLGITFYVIVHLCQREISTWWGAILAVLALIACFPQLTVTPEIITILGLVLTLRCLQSWQENNSTRALWMLVPLFLVWANFDPRVSLGIVLLLLYALGETVAAFMDRSVLNDDTDYKELWLVLGGSLVATLLNPTGWHSLTAGLNYYLVEYPVMQSMFVGKVGPEELGYFSMTSPVFWDSLNHYAVAAFILILLTFVSFVLNQAKMSWGQLFVFLGFCGLSIMASHELVLTSVICAIFANMNFQLWYRDNFRQTYSVETSELLFSRGGRALTVLTFFALAYLVVCGRFQGQGATRHAVGMGFSPALTRTIEGYQSALADSLDDRPFHFVLDQGDLLIWLDQKSFVDHRLSLFAGNEEESLIDLHDKTRRALRMQREDQLGSGIPDVWKETFNEYQVTHVIPRLSGMNPDYRTFYDLLMTPDWQMTDLNAATAVFYRTDTDDAETKSYLTSHQLDFRKRAFQEQKDFPEIRTDWARPKSFYSLYFLPQTETLENDVQTARHYLGLMSQSGNNHELGSCFAILSIQLANRGLVENPNSAEAYRILGSAYGYLAALEAQLMIPPTARNQQRQTLQIDRMRYFQILHAYHQALIIEPEYAPTHLFLFDLYSNMGKVDLAHRELQTYLAMVEDQEQLEDDALARLRAYTDHLGKLKTQIDQITQELDKQQSDGADLMQLASQAYQNGYVLLAQRYLDDPVYIAKNPLAQNLKATVLMEVGLSEEADSQMAQLEALAQNDPRIPWRSQAAFTNLGNGNYRGSFDLWRQELRSYEEARIAGVLQSLPLIQPPSNSFWPAQHTASVANYLYGLSQQQTPLKMNLARCEIEAGQPDQAIAVLREIMDEQPETPYRPLIRFYLYQLTGEVIPLQAEAPTGQTEPEQTEAPLVAPKP, from the coding sequence GTGAATGATCATCCAGACAACGATTTGCCTGACGAGAACGCTCCCGATCAAAATGATTCCCAAGCGGATCAAAATCTGACTCCTGATGAGTCGCACAAAAAGCCGGATTCCACTCCCGGTTCAACCGATGCCGAACAGGAGAATCAGGCGAGCGAAGAGGGACTTCCCGAGTGGGAGCCACTCACGCCGGAACTGGTCGAAGATGAAGCGATTCGCGGTGACTTCATGTTACGCTGGGCTGCGATTCTACTGGCCTGTCTGTTTGCTGCGACATTCATTTCAGAAACACAAACACTGGTGCATGTCAAAACGGGCCAGTATCTGAGCAGCCATGGTTTCTGGCCGCCTGCGACGGATGTGTTTTCCTATACCGCCGCCGATCGCCCCTGGCAGAATAATGCGTGGTTGTTCGATTTATCGCTGGCAGCTGTATACGGCGTGCTCGGTGCGATGGGACTGACGTTATTCAAAATTCTGTTACTGGGCATTACGTTTTATGTGATCGTCCATCTTTGTCAGCGAGAGATTTCGACCTGGTGGGGGGCGATTCTGGCGGTACTGGCTTTGATCGCCTGTTTTCCACAACTGACGGTGACACCGGAAATCATCACCATTTTGGGACTTGTACTCACCCTGCGTTGCCTGCAATCCTGGCAGGAAAATAATTCCACCCGCGCCTTGTGGATGCTGGTGCCGCTGTTCTTAGTCTGGGCGAATTTTGATCCGCGGGTTTCGCTGGGAATCGTGTTGCTGCTGTTATATGCGTTAGGTGAGACAGTGGCTGCATTCATGGATCGGTCTGTATTGAATGACGACACCGACTATAAAGAACTGTGGCTGGTGCTGGGAGGCAGTCTGGTTGCGACCTTGCTGAACCCGACCGGCTGGCATTCACTGACCGCCGGTTTGAATTATTACCTGGTTGAATATCCTGTCATGCAGTCCATGTTTGTCGGGAAAGTAGGCCCGGAAGAACTGGGTTATTTCTCGATGACATCGCCTGTGTTCTGGGACTCATTGAATCATTATGCCGTGGCTGCGTTCATTTTGATTTTACTGACCTTTGTCAGTTTTGTGCTTAATCAGGCGAAGATGAGCTGGGGGCAGTTGTTTGTCTTTCTCGGATTTTGCGGTCTCTCCATCATGGCCAGCCATGAACTGGTATTGACCAGCGTTATCTGTGCGATTTTTGCCAATATGAACTTTCAGCTCTGGTATCGCGATAATTTTCGACAGACTTACAGCGTGGAGACGTCTGAGCTTTTGTTCTCTCGTGGCGGCCGGGCGTTGACGGTTTTAACCTTTTTTGCACTGGCTTATCTTGTTGTCTGTGGCCGCTTCCAGGGACAAGGGGCAACGCGGCACGCAGTGGGTATGGGATTCAGTCCCGCATTAACTCGTACGATTGAAGGTTACCAGAGTGCCCTGGCTGATTCTTTGGATGATCGCCCGTTTCATTTTGTTCTGGACCAGGGGGATCTGTTGATTTGGCTCGATCAGAAGTCATTCGTTGATCATCGGCTTTCACTGTTTGCCGGCAATGAAGAAGAGAGCCTGATCGATTTGCATGATAAAACGCGACGGGCTCTGCGGATGCAACGTGAAGATCAACTGGGAAGCGGAATTCCCGATGTCTGGAAAGAAACGTTTAATGAGTACCAGGTCACGCATGTGATCCCACGCTTGTCGGGAATGAATCCGGACTATCGGACGTTTTATGATTTACTGATGACGCCGGACTGGCAAATGACCGATTTGAATGCGGCGACCGCTGTCTTCTATCGAACGGATACGGATGACGCAGAGACAAAGTCCTATCTGACGTCTCATCAACTGGATTTCAGAAAACGCGCCTTTCAAGAACAAAAAGACTTTCCGGAAATCCGGACGGACTGGGCGCGGCCCAAATCATTCTACAGCCTCTATTTTCTGCCTCAAACCGAAACGCTGGAAAACGACGTGCAGACCGCGCGGCATTATCTGGGGCTGATGTCCCAGTCTGGAAATAATCACGAACTGGGCTCCTGCTTTGCGATTCTATCAATTCAACTGGCCAATCGTGGTCTGGTCGAGAATCCGAACAGTGCCGAAGCCTATCGCATTCTGGGGAGTGCCTATGGTTATCTGGCGGCTCTGGAAGCACAGCTAATGATCCCGCCGACGGCGCGAAATCAACAGAGGCAGACGTTACAAATTGACCGGATGCGATACTTTCAAATTCTGCATGCCTATCATCAGGCTTTAATTATCGAACCGGAATACGCGCCGACGCATCTGTTTCTGTTTGATCTTTATTCCAATATGGGGAAGGTGGATCTGGCTCATCGTGAATTGCAAACCTATCTGGCTATGGTTGAAGATCAGGAGCAACTGGAAGACGATGCTCTGGCACGATTGCGGGCTTATACGGATCATCTGGGAAAACTCAAAACGCAAATCGATCAGATCACACAGGAGCTGGATAAGCAGCAGTCCGATGGTGCCGACCTGATGCAGCTGGCAAGTCAGGCTTACCAGAATGGATACGTCCTACTGGCACAACGTTATCTGGATGATCCAGTTTACATTGCAAAAAATCCGTTGGCGCAAAATTTGAAAGCCACCGTTCTGATGGAAGTGGGACTTTCGGAAGAAGCAGACTCTCAGATGGCGCAATTGGAAGCGCTGGCACAAAATGATCCGCGGATTCCCTGGCGTTCGCAGGCTGCGTTTACGAATCTGGGAAATGGCAATTATCGAGGCAGCTTCGATCTGTGGCGTCAGGAACTCAGATCGTATGAAGAAGCACGCATTGCCGGCGTATTGCAGTCACTGCCATTGATTCAGCCACCATCGAACAGTTTCTGGCCCGCGCAACATACGGCCTCCGTCGCCAACTATCTGTATGGATTGTCGCAGCAGCAAACCCCGCTCAAAATGAACCTGGCCCGCTGTGAAATCGAAGCCGGTCAACCCGATCAGGCGATTGCCGTTTTACGAGAGATTATGGATGAACAACCGGAAACACCTTACCGGCCGCTCATCCGCTTTTATCTCTATCAATTAACGGGCGAGGTGATTCCACTTCAGGCAGAAGCACCGACCGGACAGACGGAACCGGAGCAAACCGAAGCCCCGCTGGTAGCTCCCAAGCCATAA
- the serS gene encoding serine--tRNA ligase — protein MLDLQFICENQDAILENCRNRGIEVDLARLSKLDQRRRELIVQGDKVRQEQKSVSSQIPKAADNDAKQALIAQGKELREQVSALDIELREVEAELKQEQARVPNLAHPDVPVGKEDKANTVVRMSGEKPTFDFEPLDHVALAEKHDLIDFEAGTRVAGHGFYYLKNEAVLLEMALCQYAMQKLVQEGFILHSTPDLAKKEILEGIGFNPRGDETQIYSVENTDLSLVATAEITLGGSMKDQIMDRETLPLKIAGLSHCFRTEAGAHGKATRGIYRVHQFTKVEMFAFTEPTNAASDAMHEEIVRIEEEIFQGLGLHYRVVDTCTGDLGAPAYRKYDLEAWMPGRGEGGAYGEVTSASNCTDYQSRRLGTRCKTSGQKGTEFVHTLNGTAVSIARAIIAVLENYQQADGTILVPEVLRPWIGKDKIG, from the coding sequence ATGTTGGATTTGCAGTTCATTTGCGAGAATCAGGACGCCATCCTTGAAAATTGTCGCAATCGTGGGATTGAAGTAGACCTGGCACGACTGTCAAAACTGGATCAGCGTCGTCGCGAACTGATCGTTCAAGGCGACAAAGTACGGCAGGAACAGAAGTCGGTTTCCTCTCAAATTCCCAAAGCTGCAGACAACGATGCGAAACAGGCGTTGATCGCACAGGGAAAAGAACTACGCGAGCAGGTTTCTGCCCTCGATATTGAGCTGCGTGAAGTCGAAGCCGAATTGAAACAGGAACAGGCCCGTGTGCCGAATCTGGCGCATCCGGATGTGCCTGTCGGGAAAGAAGACAAAGCCAATACCGTCGTGCGGATGTCGGGTGAAAAACCGACGTTTGATTTCGAACCCCTCGATCATGTGGCGCTGGCTGAAAAGCACGACCTGATCGATTTTGAAGCAGGGACCCGCGTTGCCGGGCATGGGTTTTATTATCTGAAGAACGAAGCTGTTCTGCTGGAGATGGCCCTCTGTCAATATGCGATGCAGAAGCTGGTGCAGGAAGGCTTCATTCTGCACAGCACTCCCGACCTGGCCAAGAAAGAAATTCTGGAAGGAATCGGGTTTAATCCCCGCGGAGACGAGACGCAGATTTATTCTGTAGAGAATACGGATTTGAGTCTGGTGGCGACGGCCGAGATTACGCTGGGCGGATCGATGAAAGATCAGATCATGGACCGCGAAACGCTGCCGCTCAAGATTGCCGGTCTGTCACACTGTTTCCGCACCGAAGCGGGCGCGCACGGCAAAGCGACGCGTGGCATCTATCGCGTGCATCAGTTTACCAAAGTCGAAATGTTTGCCTTCACGGAACCAACTAACGCCGCCTCCGATGCGATGCACGAAGAAATCGTGCGGATCGAAGAAGAGATCTTCCAGGGGTTGGGCCTGCATTACCGTGTGGTTGATACCTGCACGGGCGATCTGGGGGCGCCCGCTTATCGGAAATACGATCTGGAAGCCTGGATGCCCGGCCGTGGTGAAGGGGGCGCGTATGGCGAAGTCACGTCTGCTTCGAACTGCACGGATTACCAGTCTCGACGCTTGGGGACTCGTTGTAAGACCAGCGGCCAGAAAGGAACCGAATTCGTGCATACTCTGAATGGAACGGCTGTTTCGATTGCACGGGCCATTATTGCGGTTCTGGAGAATTACCAGCAGGCAGACGGCACAATTCTGGTTCCCGAAGTTCTCCGCCCCTGGATTGGAAAAGACAAGATTGGGTAA
- a CDS encoding amidohydrolase has product MFVPLNNLFRSVIALLVFCSMVSLLSAETATTIFQNGKVITLDDQSRIVEAIAIREGKILAVGSNAEMKPYQGAQTKVISLDGKTVIPGLIESHVHALRAARGELIQPHQELNSVAEIQAWIREKVKDVPAGRWITVPRTDITRLKERRRPTPAELDAACTTHPVYMNIARKNVLNTRGFELLGIKSDKDKLAGARIIFDDSGKPLMMEGGSGAIRKLIPRETVPAEATREALKKLHAIYNSVGITSILERGSGVEEYREYELLKAQNELTVRMTMTIRQQLRSATAVKEFTEKLGLVTGDGDDWVRVGPLKISVDGGIHWGNTRLSEPYGEKRRQFYVLQQDADYRGDLAYSRELMAEIFEAGQKLGWQMCCHATGDGSVNEILSALEDVNQRLPVDGRRFCITHAYFPTEESVKRSKALGVCYDTQTYLFYRDADAINQIYGPSWVNRFMGLKTFVDGGVPVAINSDHMNGFDPDHSMNAFNPFLALYIAVSRRDIEGKVYGPHQKLSREQALRCMTIDAAYISFEEKVKGTLEPGKLADLVVLDRDYLTCPENEILQIKPLLTVLDGQIVYEAAKSSDP; this is encoded by the coding sequence ATGTTTGTCCCGCTCAATAATCTATTTCGATCTGTGATTGCGTTGCTCGTTTTTTGCTCAATGGTCAGTCTGCTTTCCGCAGAGACGGCAACGACGATTTTTCAAAACGGGAAAGTGATTACGCTGGACGATCAATCGCGGATTGTGGAAGCGATTGCGATTCGCGAGGGCAAGATCCTGGCGGTGGGCAGCAATGCGGAGATGAAGCCGTATCAGGGGGCTCAGACCAAGGTGATTTCTCTGGATGGGAAAACGGTGATTCCGGGATTGATCGAATCTCATGTGCACGCCTTGCGGGCCGCGCGTGGCGAATTGATTCAGCCGCATCAGGAATTGAATTCGGTGGCCGAGATTCAGGCCTGGATTCGTGAGAAGGTGAAAGATGTGCCCGCCGGTCGTTGGATCACGGTGCCGCGCACGGATATTACGCGTTTGAAAGAACGCCGCCGCCCGACGCCCGCTGAGCTGGATGCGGCTTGCACGACACATCCCGTTTATATGAATATCGCTCGCAAGAATGTTTTGAATACACGGGGCTTTGAATTATTGGGAATCAAGAGTGACAAGGATAAGCTGGCGGGCGCCCGGATCATCTTTGATGACAGTGGCAAGCCGCTGATGATGGAAGGGGGGAGCGGCGCGATTCGCAAACTGATTCCGCGGGAAACCGTCCCGGCGGAAGCAACCCGTGAAGCGTTGAAGAAACTGCATGCCATTTATAATTCGGTAGGGATAACCAGTATTCTCGAACGAGGTTCGGGAGTCGAAGAATACCGTGAATACGAGTTGCTAAAAGCGCAGAACGAATTGACGGTGCGGATGACGATGACAATTCGCCAGCAGTTACGCAGTGCGACCGCCGTCAAAGAGTTCACGGAAAAGCTGGGACTGGTGACCGGCGACGGGGACGACTGGGTACGAGTTGGCCCATTGAAAATTTCCGTTGATGGCGGCATTCATTGGGGGAACACGCGGCTTTCCGAACCGTATGGCGAAAAGCGTCGTCAGTTTTATGTATTGCAGCAGGATGCCGACTATCGGGGCGATCTGGCGTACTCGCGCGAGTTGATGGCCGAAATCTTTGAAGCAGGTCAGAAGCTGGGCTGGCAGATGTGTTGTCACGCGACCGGCGATGGGAGTGTGAATGAAATTCTGAGCGCGCTGGAAGATGTGAATCAACGGCTGCCCGTCGATGGACGCCGATTCTGCATCACGCACGCGTACTTCCCGACCGAGGAATCGGTGAAACGTTCGAAGGCGCTCGGTGTCTGTTATGATACGCAGACCTATCTGTTCTATCGCGATGCCGATGCCATCAATCAGATTTACGGCCCCTCCTGGGTGAACCGGTTCATGGGACTCAAGACCTTTGTGGACGGCGGCGTGCCGGTGGCGATCAACAGCGACCATATGAACGGCTTTGATCCCGATCATTCGATGAATGCCTTCAATCCGTTTCTGGCGCTGTATATTGCCGTCAGTCGGCGTGATATTGAGGGGAAGGTTTATGGCCCGCATCAGAAATTGTCCCGCGAGCAGGCACTGCGTTGCATGACGATTGATGCCGCGTATATCAGCTTTGAAGAAAAGGTGAAGGGGACGCTGGAGCCGGGCAAACTGGCCGATCTGGTGGTACTGGACCGGGACTATCTGACGTGTCCCGAGAATGAGATTCTGCAGATCAAGCCTTTGCTGACGGTGTTGGATGGACAAATCGTCTACGAGGCAGCAAAGTCGAGTGATCCTTAA
- a CDS encoding CehA/McbA family metallohydrolase → MYRLALLLSLFVVPFQSVSAAVLKGTIVDSLTGKIIPARLSIQAADGTAYYAKSADAAGSAIPYDKQRSPISIERHVTLSAHPFEVELQPGEYRLTAFRGKEYIPRMQTVDVGDQPREVRLKLKRWSNMAEEGWYSGDTHVHRLVKELPNVMQAEDLNVALPLTNWVSIADQPPSRGDLNTDQAAVKAAPVYVDPTHVYYPLNTEYEITKVGQRRHGLGAFFVLNQKQVLELGAPPVAPIAEAAHKQGALLDLDKHSWPWSMMLVPVMDVDLFELSNNHLWRTEFFFKNFFGKARPEYLNLERDEKGLTENGWMQFGFEMYYTMLNCGYRMRPTAGTASGVHPVPLGFGRVYVHLPDGFSYEKWMAGLNAGRSFVTTGPMLTLKVNGADVGKTYQKSGDAEYECHLQGTARYWKPISRIEVIVNGDVVETIPLEKQREGTTFIFPIDHKLKLSGSAWVAVRCFTQAETGRTRFAHTAPVYFDVPGQPVRPKRAAVQYLILRMEEEIARNQGILNDASVNEYRKALKIYQRLLPTAR, encoded by the coding sequence ATGTACCGCCTCGCACTGCTGCTTTCTCTGTTTGTTGTCCCTTTTCAGTCGGTGTCTGCTGCCGTTTTGAAAGGGACCATCGTTGATTCTTTGACCGGGAAGATCATTCCCGCGCGCCTGTCGATTCAAGCAGCCGACGGCACTGCCTACTATGCGAAAAGCGCCGACGCAGCTGGCTCGGCGATTCCGTATGATAAGCAGCGCAGCCCCATCAGCATCGAACGGCATGTGACGCTGTCGGCGCATCCGTTTGAAGTCGAGCTGCAGCCAGGAGAGTATCGCCTGACTGCGTTTCGGGGGAAAGAATATATTCCGCGGATGCAGACGGTTGACGTGGGAGATCAGCCGCGCGAAGTACGCCTCAAGCTGAAACGCTGGTCGAATATGGCGGAGGAAGGCTGGTACTCGGGCGACACGCACGTGCATCGACTGGTGAAGGAACTACCGAACGTGATGCAGGCGGAAGACTTGAACGTGGCATTACCACTGACCAATTGGGTTTCGATTGCCGATCAGCCGCCGTCACGCGGGGATTTGAATACCGATCAGGCGGCGGTCAAAGCGGCGCCCGTGTATGTCGATCCGACGCACGTTTATTATCCGTTGAATACCGAGTATGAAATTACGAAGGTGGGCCAACGACGGCATGGACTGGGGGCCTTCTTTGTGTTGAATCAGAAACAGGTGCTGGAGCTGGGAGCACCGCCTGTCGCGCCGATTGCTGAGGCGGCGCACAAACAGGGGGCACTGTTAGATCTGGATAAACATTCGTGGCCGTGGTCGATGATGCTGGTGCCTGTGATGGACGTGGATCTGTTTGAATTAAGCAACAATCATCTCTGGCGAACGGAATTCTTCTTCAAGAATTTCTTTGGGAAAGCACGCCCTGAGTATCTCAATCTTGAGAGGGATGAAAAGGGGCTGACCGAGAATGGCTGGATGCAGTTTGGCTTTGAGATGTATTACACGATGTTGAACTGCGGATATCGCATGCGGCCGACCGCGGGAACGGCGTCGGGCGTGCATCCGGTGCCGCTCGGGTTTGGTCGCGTGTATGTGCATCTGCCGGACGGATTCAGTTATGAAAAATGGATGGCGGGCCTCAATGCAGGACGGAGTTTCGTCACGACGGGGCCGATGTTGACGCTCAAGGTGAATGGGGCTGATGTAGGCAAAACCTATCAGAAATCCGGCGATGCAGAATACGAATGCCATCTGCAAGGGACCGCGCGCTACTGGAAGCCGATTTCCCGAATTGAAGTGATTGTGAACGGCGATGTGGTGGAGACGATTCCGCTGGAAAAACAGAGGGAGGGGACCACGTTTATTTTTCCCATCGATCATAAATTGAAATTGAGTGGTTCCGCATGGGTCGCCGTCCGTTGTTTTACTCAAGCGGAGACCGGACGCACCCGGTTTGCGCATACGGCGCCGGTCTATTTTGATGTGCCGGGGCAACCTGTGAGACCGAAGCGGGCGGCGGTGCAGTATCTGATTCTACGCATGGAAGAAGAAATCGCACGCAATCAGGGCATCTTGAACGATGCGAGCGTGAATGAGTACCGGAAAGCGCTGAAAATCTATCAGCGATTGTTGCCGACGGCCCGGTGA
- a CDS encoding NAD-dependent epimerase/dehydratase family protein, whose amino-acid sequence MSHCLVTGGAGFIGSHLCEQLIQQGQQVTAVDDLSTGFIENLAGIMDHPHFTFRTGSITDPVLMAEMVQGVDTIYHMAAAVGVKLVADNPVRTIETNIYPTEVLLRHAVQGEHKFFLASTSEVYGKNPKERWTEEDDLHFGPTTRPRWAYGASKAIDEFLALAYHQKYGLDVRIGRFFNVVGPRQVGQYGMVIPRFIDQALDGGPVVVFDDGSQVRCFGHVNEIVDCVIDLTNLDAAQGQVYNIGSDEPVSIRGLAEKIIEKVNPGVKIEYLPYNKAYNEDFEDVQRRVPDLGRLTATLGRKPHVKLDEILDDIIAFKKQARGLA is encoded by the coding sequence ATGTCTCATTGCCTGGTCACCGGTGGTGCCGGTTTTATTGGCAGCCATCTTTGCGAGCAATTAATTCAACAGGGACAACAGGTTACTGCCGTCGATGACCTCTCGACCGGGTTTATTGAAAATCTGGCGGGGATTATGGATCATCCCCATTTCACCTTTCGGACCGGGTCGATTACCGATCCCGTGTTGATGGCGGAAATGGTGCAGGGCGTCGATACGATTTATCATATGGCGGCGGCGGTCGGCGTGAAGCTGGTTGCGGATAACCCGGTACGAACCATTGAAACCAATATCTATCCGACCGAAGTCTTACTGCGACACGCCGTGCAGGGGGAGCATAAGTTTTTCCTGGCCTCGACCAGTGAAGTCTATGGGAAAAACCCCAAAGAACGCTGGACCGAAGAGGACGACTTGCACTTTGGTCCCACGACCCGGCCTCGTTGGGCCTATGGCGCGTCGAAAGCCATTGATGAATTCCTGGCGCTCGCGTATCACCAGAAATATGGTCTGGATGTCCGCATCGGCCGCTTTTTTAATGTGGTCGGGCCGCGTCAGGTGGGGCAGTATGGAATGGTGATTCCCCGCTTTATTGATCAGGCACTGGACGGCGGTCCGGTTGTGGTGTTTGACGACGGCTCTCAGGTGCGCTGTTTCGGGCACGTGAATGAGATCGTGGACTGCGTGATCGATCTGACGAATCTGGATGCAGCGCAAGGTCAGGTTTATAACATCGGCAGTGATGAGCCGGTTTCAATCCGGGGGCTGGCGGAAAAGATTATCGAGAAGGTGAATCCCGGCGTGAAAATTGAGTATCTGCCTTATAACAAAGCATACAATGAAGACTTCGAGGATGTTCAGCGACGGGTTCCCGATTTAGGGCGTCTGACGGCGACATTGGGACGTAAGCCGCATGTGAAGCTGGATGAGATCCTGGATGACATCATTGCCTTTAAGAAACAGGCCCGCGGGCTGGCCTGA